In Vibrio japonicus, a single genomic region encodes these proteins:
- a CDS encoding S1C family serine protease, producing MIRRLLAVLAAAVLATVATVAQANDWREQAADVLPSVVTVKTVDAATASRVMEIPGFRLGWATKATEYLNRWLTGWRPTPTDQTPTYDSTGFVVEIEGRSYVMTAAHSVEAMSRAGFTVITAEGEQHAAQLIGHEPRHRGADVALLAVPTLNRPALPFAAGTERGEPVAAVGGPAGFSESISAGIVSHPRRSWLATSRNNEVLRGGRDLIQIDARIYQGSSGGPVINQAGEVVGVVSFTHNPTGFGFLVNAKDAQQAAQRIATRCSTANPCDWLAVVQ from the coding sequence ATGATCCGCAGACTGTTAGCCGTGTTAGCCGCTGCCGTACTTGCCACCGTGGCGACCGTTGCCCAGGCGAATGACTGGCGAGAGCAAGCCGCCGATGTTCTGCCGTCAGTTGTGACCGTGAAAACCGTAGACGCAGCAACGGCCAGCCGAGTGATGGAGATCCCCGGCTTTCGTCTGGGATGGGCCACCAAAGCCACCGAATACCTAAACCGCTGGCTGACCGGCTGGCGACCGACACCCACCGACCAGACCCCGACCTATGACAGCACCGGATTTGTGGTAGAGATCGAGGGCCGTTCGTATGTGATGACCGCCGCGCATTCCGTGGAGGCTATGAGCAGGGCAGGGTTTACCGTTATCACCGCAGAGGGTGAGCAACACGCCGCGCAGCTTATCGGCCATGAGCCGCGCCACAGAGGCGCAGACGTTGCCCTGTTAGCCGTGCCGACCCTGAACCGGCCCGCGCTGCCGTTCGCCGCAGGAACGGAGCGAGGGGAGCCGGTGGCCGCCGTAGGAGGCCCGGCAGGATTTAGCGAGAGTATCAGCGCCGGGATCGTGAGCCACCCGCGCCGGTCATGGCTGGCCACGTCCAGGAACAACGAAGTTTTGAGGGGAGGGCGCGACCTGATCCAGATAGATGCCAGAATTTACCAGGGCAGCAGTGGCGGCCCGGTGATTAACCAGGCCGGTGAAGTTGTGGGCGTGGTGAGCTTCACCCATAACCCTACCGGGTTTGGGTTTCTGGTGAACGCCAAGGATGCACAGCAGGCCGCCCAGCGTATCGCTACCCGTTGCAGCACCGCGAACCCTTGCGACTGGCTGGCCGTTGTCCAATAA